One segment of Thermosipho africanus Ob7 DNA contains the following:
- a CDS encoding GGDEF domain-containing protein, with protein sequence MDYLLKLLNGNFVDEVTRLPNESFFNTVYSMLSNSNSTFFVITLDLDFDSLAEDEINFVIARAASVIKHSVRIPKDFVCRSGQKRFSIILHGINEITAKQIANRIKESLDYLLLNYKDKNIKIDTKIKVEKLGGAIGE encoded by the coding sequence ATGGATTATCTATTAAAATTACTAAATGGAAACTTTGTCGATGAAGTTACAAGACTTCCAAATGAATCTTTTTTTAATACCGTATACTCGATGTTGAGTAATTCGAATTCAACTTTTTTTGTAATAACACTCGACCTTGATTTTGATTCACTTGCAGAAGATGAAATAAATTTTGTAATTGCAAGAGCTGCATCTGTAATCAAACACAGTGTAAGGATTCCAAAAGATTTCGTGTGCAGGAGCGGTCAAAAAAGATTTTCAATAATTTTACATGGGATTAATGAAATAACAGCCAAACAAATTGCAAATAGAATAAAAGAATCTTTAGACTATTTGCTTTTAAATTATAAAGATAAAAACATAAAAATTGATACAAAAATAAAAGTAGAAAAATTGGGAGGTGCAATTGGTGAATAA
- a CDS encoding valine--tRNA ligase, translated as MNNEIGTRYDPANIETKWYKFWLEKGYFTPKKEGPKYSIVIPPPNITGKIHMGHALNITLQDILVRFKRMNGFKTLWVPGEDHAGIATQTAVEKAIEKEGKKREELGREKFLEIVWDWANTYRNTIKNQIMAIGASVDWTRERFTLDEGLSKAVKKVFVSLYKKGLIYKGKYIVNWCPRCKTVLSDEEVEYEEHDGKLYYIKYPFAAGNGEIIIATTRPETMLGDTAIAVSPSDERYKELIGKEVIVPLVGRKIKIIADMHADPEFGTGALKVTPAHDPNDYLIGQRHNLEFINIFNDDMTINENGGKYKGLDRYQAREKIVEDLEKEGYLVKIEDIKHSVGHCYRCNTVIEPMLMDQWFVKMKPLAEKAIEAVEKGEVKFYPDRWKKVYLNWMYEIRDWCISRQLWWGHRIPIWYCQDCGHINVSEEEVKKCEKCGSTNLKQEEDVLDTWFSSALWPFSTLGWPENTSDLKEFYPTDVLVTGFDIIFFWVARMVMMGYEFMGKKPFNDVYIHQLVRDKFGRKMSKSLGNGIDPLEVIQEYGADPMRFTLALLAAQGRDIKLDIKNIDTSKKFANKIWNATRFIIMNLEDYKEIPLENLNLSDKWILSRLQKTIKNVTNAIEQYEFNLAAREIYNFFWDEFCDWYIEVSKPRLKTEEKHLVQNVLVTVLDNSLKLLHPFMPFITEELWQKLPTSGESITVSEWPKVNDKLIDNISEKRFSLLMNIIKGIRNVKAEINIPQSQKVNISSNHDFTEEEKLYIRTLGNVENIKISDQKPEKSASAFVNNELEVYVELGNLIDIETEINRLNKKIEKLEKDAQKFRIKLSNKKFLEGAPEEIVEEAKEKLANIEEQIKKIKNIITSLK; from the coding sequence GTGAATAATGAAATTGGCACAAGGTATGATCCAGCAAATATTGAAACAAAATGGTACAAATTTTGGCTAGAAAAAGGATATTTTACTCCTAAAAAAGAAGGCCCAAAATATTCGATTGTTATTCCTCCTCCTAACATTACTGGAAAAATACACATGGGTCACGCTCTAAACATAACCCTTCAAGATATCTTAGTAAGATTTAAAAGAATGAATGGATTTAAAACTTTATGGGTACCAGGAGAGGATCATGCAGGAATTGCAACTCAAACAGCTGTGGAAAAAGCTATTGAAAAAGAAGGTAAAAAAAGAGAAGAACTTGGAAGAGAAAAATTTTTGGAAATTGTTTGGGATTGGGCTAACACATATCGTAATACTATTAAGAATCAAATAATGGCTATTGGTGCTTCAGTTGACTGGACAAGAGAACGTTTCACTTTAGATGAGGGACTTTCAAAAGCTGTAAAAAAAGTTTTTGTTTCTCTTTATAAAAAAGGACTAATTTATAAAGGCAAATATATAGTAAATTGGTGTCCTAGATGTAAAACTGTTCTTTCTGATGAAGAAGTCGAATATGAAGAACACGATGGAAAATTATATTACATAAAATATCCTTTTGCTGCTGGTAATGGCGAAATTATAATCGCAACAACACGCCCTGAAACCATGCTAGGAGACACTGCTATTGCTGTTTCGCCTTCGGATGAAAGATATAAAGAACTTATTGGAAAAGAAGTTATTGTTCCACTTGTTGGAAGGAAAATAAAGATAATAGCTGATATGCATGCAGATCCTGAATTTGGAACTGGTGCTTTAAAAGTAACACCTGCACATGATCCTAATGACTATTTAATTGGTCAAAGACATAATCTTGAATTTATTAATATTTTCAACGATGATATGACAATTAATGAAAATGGAGGAAAATATAAAGGTCTTGATAGGTATCAAGCAAGAGAAAAAATAGTAGAAGATTTGGAAAAAGAAGGTTATTTAGTAAAAATAGAAGATATTAAACATTCTGTTGGTCATTGCTACAGATGCAATACAGTTATAGAACCTATGCTAATGGACCAATGGTTTGTTAAAATGAAACCTCTTGCCGAAAAAGCTATTGAAGCTGTTGAAAAAGGAGAAGTAAAGTTTTATCCTGATAGATGGAAAAAAGTATATTTAAATTGGATGTACGAAATCAGAGATTGGTGTATTAGTAGACAACTTTGGTGGGGACATAGAATTCCAATTTGGTATTGCCAAGATTGCGGTCACATTAACGTTTCTGAAGAAGAAGTTAAAAAATGTGAAAAATGTGGTAGTACTAATCTAAAGCAAGAAGAAGATGTTCTAGATACTTGGTTTTCATCTGCACTTTGGCCCTTTAGTACACTTGGCTGGCCTGAAAATACATCCGATTTGAAAGAATTCTATCCAACAGATGTATTAGTCACAGGTTTTGATATAATCTTCTTCTGGGTTGCAAGAATGGTCATGATGGGCTATGAATTTATGGGCAAAAAGCCTTTCAATGATGTTTACATCCATCAACTTGTGAGAGACAAATTCGGAAGAAAAATGAGTAAATCCTTAGGAAATGGTATAGATCCATTAGAGGTTATTCAAGAATATGGTGCAGATCCAATGAGATTCACTTTAGCTCTACTTGCTGCCCAAGGAAGGGACATTAAACTTGATATTAAAAACATAGATACTAGTAAAAAATTTGCTAATAAAATATGGAACGCAACAAGATTTATAATAATGAATTTGGAAGATTATAAAGAAATTCCTCTTGAAAATCTTAATTTATCTGATAAATGGATCCTTTCAAGACTACAAAAAACTATAAAAAACGTAACTAATGCAATCGAGCAATATGAATTTAACCTTGCAGCAAGAGAGATATACAATTTCTTCTGGGATGAATTCTGTGACTGGTATATTGAAGTATCAAAACCAAGACTAAAAACTGAGGAAAAGCATCTTGTTCAAAACGTCTTAGTTACTGTTCTAGATAATAGCTTAAAATTATTGCATCCGTTTATGCCATTTATTACTGAAGAATTATGGCAAAAACTTCCAACATCAGGAGAATCAATTACGGTATCTGAATGGCCAAAAGTTAATGATAAATTAATAGACAATATTAGTGAAAAACGCTTTTCATTATTAATGAATATTATAAAAGGTATTAGAAATGTAAAAGCAGAAATTAACATACCTCAAAGTCAAAAAGTAAATATTTCTTCAAATCATGACTTTACAGAAGAAGAAAAGTTATATATAAGAACTCTTGGAAATGTAGAAAATATAAAAATCAGCGATCAAAAGCCTGAAAAATCAGCAAGTGCATTTGTAAATAATGAATTAGAAGTTTACGTTGAACTTGGTAATTTAATAGATATTGAAACTGAAATAAATAGACTTAACAAAAAAATTGAAAAACTTGAAAAAGATGCACAAAAATTTAGAATCAAACTTAGTAACAAGAAATTTTTGGAAGGTGCACCTGAAGAAATTGTGGAAGAAGCAAAAGAAAAGTTAGCAAACATAGAAGAACAAATCAAAAAAATTAAAAATATAATTACATCACTAAAATAA